A part of Maniola hyperantus chromosome 14, iAphHyp1.2, whole genome shotgun sequence genomic DNA contains:
- the LOC117988532 gene encoding calphotin-like, which produces MKSLVVFFALAAVACGSIIPLAQPAHHPAIVLDPHGRPLDTAEVINARAIHLQAKALEPAHLGHAAVAVAPIAHSTVYAAPAVYAAPASAVSHQSRVDVRTSPAVVSHAAAVVPSVSVWGAHAAGPLLGHSGVGLAGAGHYLHKRSLGYAWSAPLIAPSAVSHQSRVDVVSSPAVVSHAVAAPVLAYATPLVAQVGPAAVSHQSRVDVRTSPAVVSHAAAVVPSVSVWGAHAAGPLLGHSGLGLAGAGHYLHKRSLGYAWSAPLIAPSAVSHQSRVDVVSSPAVVSHAVAAPVLAHAAPLVAHVAPAAVSHQSRVDVRTSPAISVVAAAPVAHSYLAAAPLVHAAPLGHGLHGW; this is translated from the coding sequence ATGAAATCGCTGGTGGTGTTCTTCGCTCTCGCCGCCGTGGCTTGCGGCTCCATCATCCCTCTGGCGCAGCCCGCGCACCACCCGGCCATCGTGCTGGACCCTCACGGCCGCCCCCTGGACACCGCCGAGGTCATCAACGCCCGTGCCATCCACCTCCAAGCTAAAGCCCTGGAACCTGCCCACCTCGGACACGCCGCTGTTGCCGTAGCTCCCATCGCGCACTCCACCGTGTACGCCGCCCCCGCTGTGTACGCCGCCCCCGCTTCCGCCGTGTCCCACCAGTCCCGCGTCGATGTGCGCACCAGCCCCGCTGTCGTATCTCACGCCGCTGCCGTCGTGCCCTCCGTCTCCGTCTGGGGAGCTCACGCCGCCGGTCCCTTGTTGGGCCACTCCGGTGTCGGACTCGCTGGTGCCGGACACTACCTCCACAAGCGTTCCCTGGGCTACGCTTGGTCCGCTCCCCTCATCGCTCCCTCTGCGGTCTCTCATCAATCCCGTGTTGATGTAGTGTCCAGCCCCGCTGTGGTGTCGCACGCCGTGGCCGCCCCTGTGCTCGCATACGCCACTCCCCTGGTCGCACAAGTCGGCCCCGCCGCAGTGTCCCACCAGTCCCGCGTGGATGTGCGCACCAGCCCCGCTGTCGTATCTCACGCCGCTGCCGTCGTGCCCTCCGTCTCCGTCTGGGGAGCTCACGCCGCCGGTCCCTTGTTGGGCCACTCCGGTCTCGGACTCGCTGGTGCCGGACACTACCTCCACAAGCGTTCCCTGGGCTATGCTTGGTCCGCTCCCCTCATCGCTCCCTCCGCGGTCTCTCATCAATCCCGTGTTGATGTAGTGTCCAGCCCCGCTGTGGTGTCGCACGCCGTGGCCGCCCCCGTGCTCGCACACGCCGCTCCCCTGGTCGCGCACGTGGCCCCCGCCGCGGTGTCGCATCAGTCCCGCGTTGATGTCCGCACCAGCCCCGCCATCTCCGTCGTCGCCGCCGCCCCCGTGGCGCACAGCTACCTCGCCGCCGCTCCCCTCGTCCATGCCGCTCCCTTGGGACATGGTCTCCATGGTTGGTAA
- the LOC117988316 gene encoding uncharacterized protein, whose amino-acid sequence MHQLVSELITTQTTMFKLVVLSVVLAVAAAKPSGLWGAGLAAPLAAGWGAPWGHAGIAAPWGHAGIAAPVAAVAAPVGAYNYRGPLSLAPGQPANILAADGRPLDTLSVNLDRAVHLTAKAVDGHGHWLKKRSIAAPWAAAPWAAAPLAAAPVVSAWGHAGLVAPAHVAVAAPWGVGHAARLGHLW is encoded by the coding sequence ATGCATCAGTTAGTTTCGGAACTAATAACAACACAGACCACAATGTTCAAGCTGGTGGTGTTGTCTGTCGTACTCGCAGTGGCGGCCGCTAAGCCCAGCGGTCTTTGGGGCGCTGGCCTGGCCGCACCCCTCGCCGCCGGCTGGGGCGCTCCCTGGGGGCACGCCGGTATCGCCGCTCCCTGGGGGCACGCCGGAATCGCCGCTCCCGTTGCAGCTGTGGCTGCTCCCGTCGGCGCTTACAACTACAGAGGCCCTCTCTCTCTCGCCCCCGGTCAACCCGCCAACATCCTGGCTGCTGATGGCAGGCCCTTGGACACCCTTAGCGTAAACCTTGACCGTGCGGTGCACCTCACCGCCAAGGCTGTCGACGGCCACGGACACTGGCTGAAGAAGAGGTCTATTGCCGCTCCCTGGGCTGCCGCTCCCTGGGCTGCCGCTCCTTTGGCTGCCGCTCCCGTAGTGAGCGCGTGGGGTCACGCCGGCTTAGTGGCTCCCGCTCACGTCGCTGTCGCTGCCCCCTGGGGTGTCGGACACGCTGCTCGCCTGGGACACCTTTGGTGA
- the LOC117988310 gene encoding cuticle protein 16.5-like, whose protein sequence is MRSLVVLCAAFAVCAAAPSDEGVAKKRSIGYLEYGSSAALYEPVLEARAVYSAPTVYAAPSVYASPSVYAANTLYAANTVYAAPAAVSHQSRVDVKSSPAVVASAPAVVAARTVVEPVSTVVSSPAVVTSQVVPAAVSHQSRVDVQTSPAVVASAPAVVAARTYVEPLSTVVNAPSVYYASSPTVYAGGSAVSQQSRVDVKSSPGVITEQVVQPTYYASAPVVASGPAFVESRSVYSPSIYWK, encoded by the coding sequence ATGAGATCGCTGGTGGTGTTATGTGCGGCTTTCGCCGTTTGTGCTGCTGCTCCCTCGGACGAAGGCGTCGCGAAGAAGAGGTCCATCGGATACCTAGAGTACGGATCATCTGCTGCTCTATACGAACCCGTACTTGAAGCTCGTGCTGTATACAGTGCACCTACAGTTTATGCTGCACCTTCAGTTTACGCCTCCCCCTCGGTTTACGCCGCCAACACTCTGTACGCCGCCAATACCGTATACGCCGCTCCCGCTGCCGTATCCCACCAATCTCGCGTGGATGTGAAATCATCCCCAGCTGTGGTTGCCAGTGCTCCTGCGGTTGTCGCTGCAAGGACCGTCGTTGAGCCCGTGAGCACAGTCGTGAGCTCGCCCGCCGTGGTCACCTCTCAAGTGGTGCCCGCCGCTGTGTCTCACCAGTCGCGTGTAGATGTACAAACTTCCCCGGCTGTTGTCGCGTCCGCACCAGCTGTCGTTGCCGCGCGTACTTATGTTGAACCACTGAGTACTGTTGTCAACGCTCCCTCCGTGTACTATGCTTCCTCTCCCACCGTGTACGCTGGAGGCTCAGCTGTGTCCCAACAGTCCCGTGTGGATGTCAAGAGCTCTCCTGGTGTTATCACAGAACAAGTGGTACAGCCTACATACTACGCTTCTGCACCTGTAGTCGCATCTGGACCTGCCTTTGTTGAATCCCGTTCAGTTTACTCTCCTTCCATATACTGGAAATGA
- the LOC117988309 gene encoding cuticle protein 16.5-like, whose amino-acid sequence MKSLVVFFALAAVACGSIIPLAQPAHHPAIVLDPHGRPLDTAEVINARAIHLQAKALEPAHLGHAAVAVAPIAHSAVYAAPAVYAAPAVYAAPAAAVSHQSRVDVRTSPAVVSHAAAVVPSVSVWGAHAAGPLLGHSGLGLAGAGHYLHKRSLGYAWSAPLIAPSAVSHQSRVDVVSSPAVVSHAVAAPVLAHAAPLVAHVAPAAVSHQSRVDVRTSPAISYIAAAPVAHSYLAAAPLVHSAPLGHGYGLHGW is encoded by the coding sequence ATGAAATCGCTGGTGGTGTTCTTCGCTCTCGCCGCCGTGGCTTGCGGCTCCATCATCCCTCTGGCGCAGCCCGCGCACCACCCGGCCATCGTGCTGGACCCTCACGGCCGCCCCCTGGACACCGCGGAGGTCATCAACGCCCGTGCCATCCACCTCCAAGCTAAAGCTTTGGAACCTGCCCACCTCGGACACGCCGCTGTCGCCGTCGCTCCCATCGCGCACTCCGCCGTGTACGCCGCCCCCGCCGTGTACGCCGCCCCCGCTGTGTACGCCGCCCCCGCTGCCGCCGTGTCCCACCAGTCCCGCGTGGATGTGCGCACCAGCCCCGCTGTCGTATCTCACGCCGCTGCCGTCGTGCCCTCCGTCTCCGTCTGGGGAGCTCACGCCGCCGGTCCCTTGTTGGGCCACTCCGGTCTCGGACTCGCTGGTGCCGGACACTACCTCCACAAGCGTTCCCTGGGCTACGCTTGGTCCGCTCCCCTCATCGCTCCTTCCGCGGTCTCCCATCAATCCCGTGTTGATGTAGTGTCCAGCCCCGCTGTGGTGTCGCACGCCGTGGCCGCCCCCGTGCTCGCGCACGCCGCTCCCCTGGTCGCTCACGTGGCCCCCGCTGCGGTGTCGCATCAGTCCCGCGTCGATGTCCGCACCAGCCCCGCCATCTCCTACATTGCCGCCGCCCCCGTGGCGCACAGCTACCTCGCCGCCGCTCCCCTCGTCCATTCCGCTCCCTTGGGACATGGATATGGTCTCCATGGTTGGTAA
- the LOC138403287 gene encoding uncharacterized protein: MHQLVLELITTQTTMFKLVVLSVVLAVAAAKPQGLWGAGLAWGAPWAAGAAPLASPIYNPLFAPVGPVPPYGAPNYRGPLSLAPGQPANILGADGRPLDTLSVNLDRAVHYTARALEGNSRRLQKRSILAAPLAVGNLAGAGYAAGGLAAAPLTLGRSWVGPAPLAPVAIAAAAPLGLGFGARVGNFW, translated from the coding sequence ATGCATCAGTTAGTTTTGGAACTAATAACAACACAGACCACAATGTTCAAGCTGGTGGTGTTGTCTGTAGTGCTCGCAGTGGCGGCTGCCAAGCCCCAAGGTTTATGGGGAGCTGGTTTGGCTTGGGGGGCACCCTGGGCTGCAGGGGCCGCTCCATTGGCCTCACCTATCTATAATCCTCTATTTGCACCAGTCGGACCTGTACCTCCCTATGGCGCACCTAACTATAGAGGACCACTTTCTCTTGCTCCCGGCCAACCCGCCAACATTTTGGGTGCTGATGGCAGGCCTTTGGATACGCTGAGTGTGAACCTGGATCGGGCTGTCCACTACACCGCGAGGGCTCTTGAGGGTAACAGCCGACGATTGCAAAAGAGATCGATATTGGCGGCTCCCCTAGCTGTCGGTAATTTGGCTGGTGCTGGTTATGCTGCTGGTGGCTTGGCCGCTGCCCCTCTCACCCTGGGTCGCTCATGGGTTGGCCCAGCACCTCTCGCCCCTGTCGCCATCGCCGCCGCTGCTCCTTTAGGACTGGGATTCGGTGCACGTGTGGGAAACTTTTGGTAA